The following are encoded in a window of Camarhynchus parvulus chromosome 1A, STF_HiC, whole genome shotgun sequence genomic DNA:
- the LOC115910221 gene encoding retinoic acid-induced protein 3-like, translating to MTTSPPPGCGSIGADYHLLCDTEKAWGIVLESLAAAGILITIFLICSLFFLICKVQDNSKRHMISVYFFFLLGTLGVFGLTFAFIIKLNDRTRPTRFFLFGVIFALCFSCLLTHACNLNKLVRGRKPFSWRVLLLLLVSFALVQVVISIEYLVTMFVNQREEFLSMGRENTNKDFVMLLIYVLFLMALTFLVSMFTFCGPYKSWKRHGAHIFVTVLFSIAIWVVWITMLIKGNTVLEKYMWDDPVVAIALVSNGWIFLIMYIVPEICFLTAPLKLEDYPPENDFCQPKFIKQTTGVDNRAYTQDEIVQGNYSPYASHFQMKAIEPQNDFSIPRPKARTSPYHDYTGGKSPM from the exons ATGACAACGTCACCTCCCCCGGGCTGTGGCAGCATCGGTGCCGACTACCACCTGCTCTGTGACACAGAGAAGGCCTGGGGGATTGTCCTGGAgtcactggctgcagcaggcatCCTCATCACCATTTTCCTCATCTGCTCGCTCTTCTTCCTCATCTGCAAAGTGCAAGACAACAGCAAGCGGCACATGATCTCCgtctattttttctttcttttaggcACACTCGGCGTTTTTGGCCTCACTTTTGCCTTCATCATTAAACTCAATGACAGGACTCGTCCCACTCGCTTCTTCCTGTTTGGGGTCATCTTTGCTCTCTGCTTCTCGTGCCTCCTCACCCATGCCTGCAACCTCAACAAACTAGTGAGGGGAAGAAAGCCCTTCTCCTGGCGAGTACTGCTGCTCTTGCTTGTTTCCTTTGCCCTGGTACAAGTTGTGATCAGCATCGAGTACTTAGTCACCATGTTTGTAAACCAGAGAGAAGAATTCCTCAGTATGGGTCGGGAGAATACCAACAAGGACTTTGTCATGCTTCTGATCTACGTGCTCTTCCTGATGGCTCTGACCTTCTTGGTTTCCATGTTCACATTCTGTGGGCCATATAAAAGCTGGAAGAGGCACGGGGCACACATCTTTGTCACTGTCCTGTTCTCCATTGCCATTTGGGTGGTGTGGATCACGATGCTCATAAAAGGCAACACGGttttagaaaaatacatgtGGGATGATCCTGTTGTGGCCATTGCTCTGGTGTCCAATGGCTGGATTTTCCTGATAATGTATATTGTCCCCGAAATTTGTTTCCTCACTGCTCCTCTGAAGCTAGAGGACTACCCTCCAGAAAACGACTTCTGCCAACCCAAGTTCATAAAGCAGACAACTGGAGTGGACAACCGTGCCTACACCCAAGATGAAATTGTGCAAG GAAACTACTCCCCGTATGCTTCTCACTTTCAGATGAAG GCCATTGAACCCCAGAATGATTTCTCCATCCCTCGCCCCAAGGCCCGGACAAGCCCGTACCATGACTACACTGGTGGGAAGAGCCCCATGTAG